The Theileria annulata chromosome 2, complete sequence, *** SEQUENCING IN PROGRESS *** genomic sequence TTATAATCAACTCagttattatatttataaataattagtatgGTATGAGATTGGTTGATTATTCAGATCAAGATAGTAAAggataatttaaaaaataggTAAATGAGTAGGTTGAGTGGTAAATTTACATGATTCGCTGCTTGCAACGTCGGCCCATTTATAGGATCCCATTGTTAACGTTTCCTTCTTTCAGTACTGTGAGCAAGATTggtaaatgtgtaaaagGGGCATTTTGGAAGCAAAGTTTAAAAGTGTCCTATCACTGCTTTTAAATAGGTTTTGgttcaaataattttaaacttaatttttttgtaaattttaactgtttgttcttattattttcGCTATGTGGCAGTCTCATACCCACCATACTGCTTTcactattatttatttatttccagCTTTGTTTACTCACCAAAACTCTTCAAACTACATTTTTTACTCCATATTTaccaattttataatttggtTCTTTCCTTAAATAACCATATATTACTGTTACGAGTAAACATTAGTAAATACAGTTTAAACCTATATTGTTAGTTGAATGGTGTAAATAAGTAAAATTAGATATTAAGAAGTTTTAAGAAATTTGAAAGATTAATAATGTAGCTGGAATTGGCTGTTCTCGGATGATATTCCATTAGAACATTGCTGTAATTGTTTAGATTTATGTTATCATTTTTGTACATTATGTTCTCCACTCCTCGGTgtaaattgtaataatttgatattttacagTTTTCGTTTATGCTTTCCCATAATTTCTTGTTCAACCTGTTTTTGCCATTTAACGAATTGCCAAGAATGAGAATGTGCGGAATCCCAATCCTCTTAGAATCTAAGAGCTTATTCTTTATCGTATCATTTCTGTCGTCGTACAATACTGTCAAACCCTTCTTCATTAATCCTCGACTTATTTGCCAACCATCTTGTACAACATttttttacataatttaagaatttataactttatataattatttaaaaaaatagtTTAATATAGTAGTACCTTTGGTAGTGGAATCTATTATAGTGATATCGTAAGGAGCAACTAGTTGGGGTAGTTTAATTCCAAATTCATCCGAGTAATTGTTAattaacacatttaaaaGGCGATTAATACCAATGCCGTAGGAGTTCATGTACAACTTCTCCCTCCTTCTACCGGATACTTCATATTCCAAACCATATGTGTCAGAGTAGCGTGTACCAAACTTAAATAAATGACCAACCTCCAATTCCTAAAGCCAGGTCATTAATATGCCatagaaataaatattgaaaaataatataactaGATGTATAATCAAGGCAAAAGAACACCAAACATTAGTGATTACTTAATTATCTAGTTTCCCTCCTTATGAGCAAAATCTAATTATATGCAGAATAACACTAATTATACtgtgtaatataatttaaggGTTATTTTAAAGTATATGTTTATATTATGTAATGGTATAATACCGTATTTGAATTTTGATCTTGGTTATTGGAATGCTGTACCCTTAACTCGTGTGAAAAGATGTTATTTCTATTACAATTCAATGTGGTAAATTGTAATCCCAGTAGCCTCAGGATATTGACGAAGCATTCAAGCACTAAACTATAGGTGCTATCAGAGCATTGTTCAGAGGAGTGGAGAGAGTATAGATCGAGCATTAAAAACTCCCTTAGCCTTACTTTCCCCTCATTGACCCTTAATTCATCACGAAATTTTGTGTTTATTTGATACAAGAGTACTGGTAGTTGTAGCTTCGATAAAGGAGTCAACTCATTTTTCAACACTACGTTACACAAATCTTCACAGGTTCCAGATAACCTATACTCTAAAGAACCGTTTCTTGATACCTTGAATAACTCACTATCACCCACCGTGTTTCCAGTGTTTGAAACAACATTGTCGGGGTTTAAGAGGGGGAATGACAGCTGAACGGCACCCAATTTGTACAATTcaacattaaatatattgcTAATGCGGTTGATAATGCGATGGCCCAGTGGTAAGGTGGTATAAATTCCGGAAGATAATTTTGAGGAAATTGGTAATTTATCAGTTAGAATGAGGTTAGtattaaatgtattagAACGTCGATTTAAAATACCCAAAAGTTCACTATTTACATGAGATTTTAATGGGAAGTTGTTGTTCCCTAgaaacaattatttatataattatttgacTATAGAAAGGTAAATAGTGTATGTTGTCGGAAAAAATACTCCTAGAGAATAACTGGTATTAAGGCTGTGcaaaatatcaaaaaaatGGATAAAGTAATAGGAAgaaaaaatgtgtaaaatacCTTTGATGTAATAATTAAAGtgtgtatataaattagtgtATTTGTAgcctaaaaataaattaacgAAATAAACCAAAGGTAACTAGGGGAAGAAATtcataaatgtgtaaggGGGGAAATGAAGGAGAAGTTACCGTGAATATCTATTAtataagaataataaaataataataaaataaaatacatataataaatagagAATGGGTTGTAAAAAGGTGTAAAAAGTACTAAAATGATAAAGTATCCCCATGtctataaaataatgttaaaaaagaataaaaattcgttttgaatttttttgtttattCTATCTTTCAATTCGTTTCGCGTTCTCTGGCGCTCCGAACACTAGAAGATgatgtttaaaaaatctaTCTAGACATTCCAACCATCTTCAACAATGCACAATTCAACCTTCACATTATTCACAAACACAATTCACACTAATTGACATCCAGCccataataattaattcacAGAGAATTCATAGCTATTTTAACCCAACTCTgttaaattttactaattttagaaatttcTCCATCTATTTTACTACTTTTTGGCTATAAGAATTGGTTCTCACTCGTTATTCACCACGCCGTTCTATTTTATCCATAATTTTCCTTACTTTTGACTTAATTTTACACTATTCAGGGttagtttaatttattattgttacTACAGTcctaatttatatttaatttattcctATCTAGAGTGTTGGTCGCCTGTTTTAGCATTTTCTATTCAGccaaaatattatttcagCACATAAACTAATTGCTTAGGGCTTGattgtttattttaactattGTTTTATGTATTGTGGAGATTTTGagtatttatttttctgAAACAAACTAATACCAAACCTAAAGGGAATATTCCAAGCATAAATTAGTATAAGTAGTGAAAAGTATAGTAGTTGCAGGAAAATTTGGAGAAGAGGCATTGGCTCCGTAATGGAAAAGCGTGTATCATATTTTTATGACCCCGATGTTGGCAGTTTTTACTACGGGCCTGGTCACCCGATGAAACCTCAGAGAATTAGAATGGCCCACGCATTGGTGCTCAGCTATGACCTGTACAGACACATGGAAATTTTTAGACCTCACAAGGCTGTAGAGCCAGAGCTTCTTTCATTCCATGACTCCGAATACGTCCATTTTCTCTCGGGTGTGAGTCCCGAAAATTACCGCGACTTCACCTACCAGTTGAAGAGATTTAATGTGGGAGAGGCGACAGACTGCCCAGTTTTCGACGGTTTATACGTATTCCAGCAGTCGTGTTCTGGAGCTTCTATCGACGCGGCACACCGGCTGAACAATCAACAAGCTGATATTTGCGTTAACTGGTCTGGGGGTCTGCACCACGCTAAGAGATCTGAAGCATCTGGTTTCTGCTATCTAAACGATATTGTTCTGGGCATCCTGGAGCTTCTTAAATACCACGCAAGGGTGATGTACATTGATATAGATGTACATCATGGTGATGGTGTCGAAGAAGCCTTTTATGTTACTCATCGTGTTATGACAATAAGTTTCCACAAATTCGGAAACTTTTTCCCTGGCACCGGCGATGTGACTGATGTTGGCGTATCCTCGGGTAAATATTACTCTGTAAACGTGCCTCTAAACGACGGAATTGACGACGAATCTTTCGTAGACCTTTTCAAAGTTGTGGTTGGAAAGTGTGTAGAAGTTTACTGTCCGGGCGCTATAGTGTTACAGTGCGGTGCAGACTCTCTTACTGGAGATCGCCTGGGGCGCTTTAATCTAACCATCAAAGGCCACGCGGCCTGTGTACAATATGTTAGATCACTTAATATTCCTCTTTTGGTCTTGGGAGGTGGTGGTTATACAATAAGAAACGTTGCTCGATGCTGGGCATATGAAACTGGTGTTATTCTCAACAAACATACAGATATGTCAAACCAAATATCTCTCAATGATTACTATGACTACTACGCTCCAGACTTCCAGCTCCACCTGACTCCGTCACAGATGACCAACTATAACACGAAGGAACACCTCGACAAGATTAAAGTGAAGATTCTGGACAACCTGAGGTATGTAGAAAAATCTCCCGGTGTTCAGTTTGCACACGTACCTGCAGACTTCCTTACTCGGGACGATGATGTAGATGAGGATCttcaaaaacaaatattcGACGAAGGAGGTGGTATCACTACTTTGTCAACAAGAAAGCGTGTATCTTTAATGACAACCCATAGACTTAGAAGGAGGGACAATAAGGGTGAATTCTATGACTTGCCAGATAGAGACGAGTCCATTCCATTGTaatcattatttttcaatataatCAATGTCAATATACTAATCATAGTTTATGTATTATATCAAGGTCTATAATTGCAGTATTAGAATTCcaatgtgtaaaatacaAGTAAACATAAAGGACTAGATTTTTATGGTGATTATTTggattatttattaaattgtcaatgaataaattatagaataaGTAGTACAAAATAAGATAAGTTTGGATAACTGTATATAATGGAAATGTGCAGACGATATAAGTGGAATCAAATAGGCCATTAAGATAATCTGATATTAAGATAAACTGGAAATCCtgaacaaaataaaatataactaGTTATAAACTAAGATTAATAGAAGAGTAAGAAAACTTGtaaaacataaattaaacatggataattgatataattaagGGGTTTGGGGAAAATCCTAAAAGGATGTAGGGCAGGTAATTCTAGATCCagtattataattaatctttaacaatttaaaatattaaaaattatcctactattttaataaaaattttggaTTGTAAATAGTCTTAATAGAACGAATTTAAACATCAAAAAAACTATCAAATATCTCAACTGTTAAGAATCTTAATAGAAAAATCGAGATAATGTCTGAAGATCAAGAAATTTCTTCCTCTGTGATCGATTCACATGTTGGTGAATCCAATTCAAATGCACTTAATTCTGACAAGGGTTTAACTATCATTGCTcaaaatgtaaatattcTTGGTGAATCTAACTCATGTTTACCTAATTCTAACGAGGATTTAACCATCATTGCTCAAAATCCAATTATTCATCATGgatcaaattcaaattcaCTTAATTCTAACCAGGGTTTAACCATCATTGTAAAAAATCCAATTATTCTTGATGgatcaaattcaaattcaaattcaCTTAATTCTAGCCAGACATCCACAATCGAGGCTCAAAATGTAACTATTATTACACCAG encodes the following:
- a CDS encoding prolyl-t-RNA synthase, putative (Putative signal peptide and apicoplast target sequence present), with product MYFILLLFYYSYIIDIHGYKYTNLYTHFNYYIKGNNNFPLKSHVNSELLGILNRRSNTFNTNLILTDKLPISSKLSSGIYTTLPLGHRIINRISNIFNVELYKLGAVQLSFPLLNPDNVVSNTGNTVGDSELFKVSRNGSLEYRLSGTCEDLCNVVLKNELTPLSKLQLPVLLYQINTKFRDELRVNEGKVRLREFLMLDLYSLHSSEQCSDSTYSLVLECFVNILRLLGLQFTTLNCNRNNIFSHELRVQHSNNQDQNSNTELEVGHLFKFGTRYSDTYGLEYEVSGRRREKLYMNSYGIGINRLLNVLINNYSDEFGIKLPQLVAPYDITIIDSTTKDGWQISRGLMKKGLTVLYDDRNDTIKNKLLDSKRIGIPHILILGNSLNGKNRLNKKLWESINENCKISNYYNLHRGVENIMYKNDNINLNNYSNVLMEYHPRTANSSYIINLSNFLKLLNI
- a CDS encoding histone deacetylase, putative, coding for MEKRVSYFYDPDVGSFYYGPGHPMKPQRIRMAHALVLSYDLYRHMEIFRPHKAVEPELLSFHDSEYVHFLSGVSPENYRDFTYQLKRFNVGEATDCPVFDGLYVFQQSCSGASIDAAHRLNNQQADICVNWSGGLHHAKRSEASGFCYLNDIVLGILELLKYHARVMYIDIDVHHGDGVEEAFYVTHRVMTISFHKFGNFFPGTGDVTDVGVSSGKYYSVNVPLNDGIDDESFVDLFKVVVGKCVEVYCPGAIVLQCGADSLTGDRLGRFNLTIKGHAACVQYVRSLNIPLLVLGGGGYTIRNVARCWAYETGVILNKHTDMSNQISLNDYYDYYAPDFQLHLTPSQMTNYNTKEHLDKIKVKILDNLRYVEKSPGVQFAHVPADFLTRDDDVDEDLQKQIFDEGGGITTLSTRKRVSLMTTHRLRRRDNKGEFYDLPDRDESIPL